From a single Callithrix jacchus isolate 240 chromosome 5, calJac240_pri, whole genome shotgun sequence genomic region:
- the LOC100400656 gene encoding keratin-associated protein 9-2 — translation MTHCCSPCCQPTCCRTTCCRTTCWKPTCVTSCSSTPCCQPSCCVSSCCQPCCRPTCCQNTCCGTTCCQPTCVTSCCQPSCCGSSCCGQTSCGSSCGQTSSCAPVYCTRTCYHPTCVCLPGCLNQSCGSSCCQPCCRPACCETTCCRTTCCQPTCVSSCCQPCCC, via the coding sequence ATGACCCACTGCTGCTCCCCTTGCTGCCAGCCTACGTGCTGCCGGACCACCTGCTGCAGGACCACCTGCTGGAAGCCCACCTGTGTGACCAGCTGCAGCAGCACACCCTGCTGCCAGCCCTCCTGCTGTGtgtccagctgctgccagccTTGCTGCCGCCCAACTTGCTGTCAAAACACCTGCTGCGGGACCACCTGCTGCCAGCCCACCTGTGTGACCAGCTGCTGCCAGCCTTCCTGCTGCGGGTCCAGCTGCTGTGGCCAAACCAGTTGTGGCTCCAGCTGTGGCCAGACCAGCTCCTGTGCACCTGTTTACTGCACGAGAACCTGCTACCACCCCACGTGTGTCTGTCTGCCTGGTTGCCTAAACCAGAGCTGTGGGTCCAGCTGCTGCCAGCCCTGCTGTCGTCCAGCCTGCTGTGAGACCACCTGCTGCAGGACCACCTGCTGCCAGCCCACCTGTGtgtccagctgctgccagccTTGCTGCTGCTGA
- the LOC118153766 gene encoding uncharacterized protein LOC118153766, with translation MTHCCSPCCQPTCCRTTCCRTTCWKPTCVTSCCSTPCCQPSCCVSSCCQPCCRPTCCQNTCCGTTCCQPTCVTSCCQPSCCSTPCCQPTCCGSSCCGQTSCGSRCGQTSSCAPVYCTRTCYHPTCVSLPGCLNQSCGSSCCQPCCRPACCETTCCRTTCCQPTCVSSCCRPCCC, from the coding sequence ATGACCCACTGCTGCTCCCCTTGCTGCCAGCCTACGTGCTGCCGGACCACCTGCTGCAGGACCACCTGCTGGAAGCCCACCTGTGTGACCAGCTGCTGCAGCACACCCTGCTGCCAGCCCTCCTGCTGTGtgtccagctgctgccagccTTGCTGCCGCCCAACTTGCTGTCAAAACACCTGCTGCGGGACCACCTGCTGCCAGCCCACCTGTGTGACCAGCTGCTGCCAGCCTTCCTGCTGCAGCACACCCTGCTGCCAGCCCACCTGCTGCGGGTCCAGCTGCTGTGGCCAAACCAGCTGTGGGTCCCGCTGTGGCCAGACCAGCTCCTGTGCACCTGTGTACTGCACGAGAACCTGCTACCACCCCACTTGTGTCTCTCTGCCTGGTTGCCTGAACCAGAGCTGTGGATCCAGCTGTTGCCAGCCCTGCTGCCGCCCAGCCTGCTGTGAGACCACCTGCTGCAGGACCACCTGCTGCCAGCCCACCTgtgtgtccagctgctgccgGCCTTGCTGCTGCTGA